One region of Pseudomonas sp. B21-040 genomic DNA includes:
- a CDS encoding transporter, with protein sequence MNHSIDHSHRDTDLFGLLYGFSFRPGERGREIDSAKALHYLQHPEDDEQFLWLHLNLAHAACERWMKSHLELPEEFFEALHEGSRSTRIEHVDSALLAVVNDVVFNLSSMVSSDVSTLWVCARSRLIISARLQPLHSVDKLRSSVKAGECFRSPLELLVHLLRDQGEVLTQIVRKTSQSVDQIEDELLSSRLSTNRAELGANRRVLVRLQRLLALEPGSLLRLLNRPPQWLQKEDVKELRKSTEEFALIINDLTALGERIKLLQEEIAANLNEQSNRTLFTLTVVTVLALPINIIAGFFGMNVGGVPLSGDPEGFWILVALVATFTVIAGRWAFRKRQDY encoded by the coding sequence ATGAACCACAGCATCGACCACAGCCATCGCGACACCGATCTGTTCGGCCTGCTCTACGGTTTCAGCTTTCGTCCCGGTGAACGAGGTCGGGAGATTGATTCGGCCAAGGCGCTGCACTACCTGCAACACCCCGAAGACGACGAGCAGTTTCTCTGGTTGCACTTGAACCTGGCCCACGCCGCGTGCGAGCGCTGGATGAAAAGCCATCTGGAGCTGCCGGAGGAGTTTTTCGAAGCCTTGCATGAAGGCTCCCGGTCGACCCGCATCGAGCATGTGGACTCGGCCTTGCTGGCGGTGGTCAACGATGTGGTGTTCAACCTCAGCAGCATGGTTTCCTCGGATGTCTCGACGCTGTGGGTGTGTGCCCGCAGCCGGCTGATCATCAGCGCGCGCCTGCAACCGCTGCACTCGGTGGATAAGTTGCGGTCCTCGGTGAAGGCCGGTGAATGTTTTCGCTCGCCGCTGGAACTGCTCGTGCATTTGCTGCGCGATCAAGGCGAAGTGCTGACGCAAATCGTGCGCAAGACCAGCCAGAGTGTCGATCAGATCGAAGATGAGTTGCTCTCTTCACGCCTGTCGACCAACCGCGCTGAACTGGGTGCCAACCGCCGGGTGCTGGTGCGTTTGCAACGTCTGCTGGCGCTGGAACCGGGTTCGCTGTTGCGCCTGCTCAATCGGCCGCCGCAATGGTTGCAGAAGGAGGACGTCAAGGAGCTGCGCAAGTCCACCGAAGAGTTCGCCCTGATCATCAACGACCTCACGGCGCTGGGTGAGCGGATCAAGCTGTTGCAGGAAGAAATCGCCGCCAACCTCAACGAACAGAGCAACCGCACCCTGTTTACCCTGACCGTGGTCACGGTGCTCGCGTTGCCGATCAACATCATTGCCGGTTTCTTTGGCATGAACGTCGGCGGAGTGCCGCTGTCGGGTGACCCCGAAGGGTTCTGGATTCTGGTGGCGCTGGTGGCGACATTTACCGTGATCGCCGGGCGTTGGGCCTTTCGCAAGCGCCAGGATTACTGA
- a CDS encoding TylF/MycF/NovP-related O-methyltransferase, with the protein MTKRRITPAEAQYNETRANVLKRVDAEYVADAPFVFANRIGVTAALSRMELFKKVAEVPGAIIECGVYKGNSLMLYMHLSMILEPYAINRSIVGFDTFEGFQSIDKKEDPADVNETMFSDTDQSLIQDMIDANDLLRPVNRIPRCELVKGDIVKTVPEWVKTRPDLVVAMLILDTDLYESTKVALETFLPYMPKGAIVVLDEVAYRNFPGETKALREVLDLNKIELKRLPFDSCVGYFHV; encoded by the coding sequence ATGACCAAGCGTCGCATCACGCCTGCAGAGGCCCAGTACAACGAAACCCGTGCCAACGTTCTGAAGCGCGTTGATGCCGAGTACGTGGCCGACGCGCCGTTCGTGTTCGCCAACCGCATCGGCGTAACCGCTGCACTGTCGCGCATGGAACTGTTCAAGAAAGTGGCTGAAGTACCGGGCGCGATCATCGAGTGCGGCGTGTACAAGGGCAACTCGCTGATGCTGTACATGCACTTGTCGATGATTCTGGAACCGTACGCGATCAACCGTTCGATCGTAGGCTTCGACACCTTCGAAGGCTTCCAGAGCATCGACAAGAAAGAAGACCCGGCCGACGTCAACGAGACCATGTTCTCCGACACCGACCAGTCGCTGATCCAGGACATGATCGACGCCAACGACCTGCTGCGCCCGGTCAACCGCATCCCGCGTTGCGAGCTGGTCAAGGGCGACATCGTCAAGACCGTGCCTGAGTGGGTCAAGACCCGTCCGGACCTGGTCGTGGCCATGCTGATCCTCGACACCGACCTGTACGAATCGACCAAAGTCGCGCTGGAAACCTTCCTGCCGTACATGCCTAAAGGCGCCATCGTGGTTCTGGACGAAGTCGCTTACCGCAACTTCCCGGGCGAAACCAAGGCCCTGCGCGAAGTGCTGGACCTGAACAAAATCGAACTCAAGCGTCTGCCGTTTGATTCGTGCGTGGGTTACTTCCACGTCTAA
- a CDS encoding inorganic phosphate transporter: protein MATPSYPTDAQASASSGKPQLDKKPSAFTLVIFFGVLAIGLLFTAYSLMRDMNELGTVVTTWTPFLLLGVALLIALGFEFVNGFHDTANAVATVIYTNSMPPNFAVAWSGFFNFLGVLLSSGAVAFGIIALLPVELILQVGSSAGFAMIFALLIAAILWNLGTWWLGLPASSSHTLIGSIIGVGVANALMHGRDGTSGVDWAQATKIGYALLLSPLVGFGFAALLLLALRAFVKNRSLYKAPKGNTPPPWWIRGMLIVTCTGVSFAHGSNDGQKGMGLIMLILVGTLPMAYALNRAMPADQALQFAAVAEVTQQALAKAAPQPAPADPRLVLSDYVRSKEATPQLVPALAALTGRIGAEVKGYGALSKVPAEAVGNVRNDMYLTSETIRLMDKNKVGNFDADTSSKLQLFKQQIDNSTRFIPLWVKIAVAIALGLGTMVGWKRIVVTVGEKIGKTHLTYAQGASAETVAMLTIGAADMFGLPVSTTHVLSSGVAGTMVANGGGLQMKTIRNLLMAWVLTLPAAILLSGSLYWLFTQLF, encoded by the coding sequence ATGGCTACTCCTTCCTACCCCACCGATGCCCAGGCTTCCGCCAGCAGCGGTAAACCCCAACTCGACAAAAAGCCCAGTGCGTTCACGCTGGTGATTTTTTTCGGCGTGTTGGCCATCGGGCTGCTGTTTACTGCCTACAGCCTGATGCGCGACATGAACGAACTCGGCACCGTGGTGACCACCTGGACCCCGTTTCTGCTGTTGGGTGTGGCGCTACTGATTGCCCTCGGCTTTGAATTCGTCAACGGTTTCCACGACACCGCCAACGCGGTGGCGACGGTGATTTACACCAACTCGATGCCGCCCAACTTCGCAGTGGCGTGGTCCGGGTTCTTCAACTTCCTCGGTGTGCTGCTGTCCAGCGGCGCGGTGGCGTTCGGCATCATTGCCTTGCTGCCGGTGGAGTTGATTCTGCAAGTCGGCTCTTCCGCCGGTTTCGCCATGATCTTCGCCCTGTTGATCGCCGCCATCCTGTGGAACCTCGGCACGTGGTGGCTGGGTTTACCGGCTTCGTCCTCGCACACGCTGATCGGTTCGATCATCGGCGTGGGCGTGGCCAATGCCCTGATGCACGGCCGTGACGGCACCAGCGGCGTGGACTGGGCCCAGGCGACCAAGATCGGTTACGCGTTGCTGCTTTCACCACTGGTCGGTTTTGGTTTCGCCGCGTTGCTGTTGCTGGCCCTGCGCGCGTTCGTCAAGAATCGCTCGCTGTACAAGGCCCCCAAAGGCAACACCCCGCCACCGTGGTGGATTCGCGGCATGTTGATCGTGACCTGCACCGGCGTCTCGTTTGCCCACGGCTCCAACGATGGCCAGAAAGGCATGGGCCTGATCATGTTGATTCTGGTCGGCACCTTGCCAATGGCCTACGCGCTGAACCGCGCCATGCCGGCCGACCAGGCGTTGCAGTTCGCGGCAGTGGCCGAGGTGACGCAGCAAGCGCTGGCCAAGGCCGCGCCGCAACCGGCCCCGGCCGATCCGCGCCTGGTGCTGTCCGACTACGTGCGCAGCAAGGAAGCCACGCCGCAACTGGTGCCGGCGCTCGCCGCCCTCACCGGCCGCATCGGCGCCGAGGTCAAGGGGTATGGCGCGCTGTCCAAAGTGCCGGCCGAGGCTGTGGGCAACGTGCGGAACGACATGTACCTGACCAGCGAAACCATTCGCCTGATGGACAAGAACAAGGTCGGCAACTTCGACGCCGACACCAGCAGCAAGCTGCAGCTGTTCAAGCAGCAGATCGACAACTCCACGCGGTTTATTCCGCTATGGGTCAAGATCGCCGTGGCGATTGCACTCGGGCTGGGCACCATGGTCGGCTGGAAACGCATTGTGGTGACGGTCGGCGAGAAGATCGGCAAAACCCACCTGACTTACGCCCAGGGCGCCTCGGCGGAAACCGTGGCTATGTTGACGATTGGCGCGGCGGATATGTTCGGTCTGCCGGTGTCGACCACCCATGTGTTGTCTTCTGGCGTCGCCGGGACCATGGTCGCCAACGGCGGAGGCTTGCAGATGAAGACCATCCGCAACCTGCTGATGGCCTGGGTACTGACCTTGCCGGCAGCGATCCTGTTGTCGGGCAGCCTGTACTGGTTGTTCACCCAACTGTTCTGA
- a CDS encoding methyl-accepting chemotaxis protein, whose translation MLLQKSLRAQILALLSGSLFAMLLIALACFHFLSSGVQRYANLIDGPLHTSQLIDEANLQFKVQVQEWKNVLLRGKQPADLDKYWKQFEDRQRDVQSILGELAGQKGIEPQLKTRIERLRDEHRLLGAAYQKGRDAYVAAGADPTAGDTAVKGVDRAASDQMSELVAELRKQGSEQSKQISAEAERTVLLGIIVMLVSGLLIGLLSLWLVNRNLVEPIRKLIEYVAQLSRGKIAERVASTRQDELGKLAVAANTLRDFLAETFSHLQRSAKDLDSASGELNSIAGLMAGGTNEQFNRTDQVATAMNEMSATAQEVARHAADAARAADDADQSAQQGEKVMQGTIRTITQMRGEIANTATVIRQLETDSGRIGKVLEVIRGIAEQTNLLALNAAIEAARAGEAGRGFAVVADEVRSLAQRTAASIIEINQIIQTVQTGAVDAAQAIESGQSRSEESVQQVTEAGAMLERITQAVEAIRDMNRQIATAAEEQTSVAEDISRNLTEITSIASTNLDNVQRTEAASHNLNSVSSQLNEVTARLSA comes from the coding sequence ATGCTTTTGCAAAAGTCCTTGAGAGCGCAAATTCTCGCCCTGTTGAGCGGCAGCCTCTTTGCGATGCTGTTGATCGCCCTGGCGTGCTTTCATTTCCTTTCCAGCGGCGTTCAGCGCTACGCGAACCTGATCGACGGCCCGTTGCACACTTCCCAGTTGATCGATGAAGCCAACCTGCAATTCAAGGTGCAGGTCCAGGAATGGAAAAACGTCTTGCTGCGTGGCAAGCAACCGGCGGACCTGGACAAATACTGGAAGCAATTCGAAGACCGTCAGCGCGATGTGCAAAGCATCCTCGGCGAACTGGCCGGGCAGAAGGGCATCGAACCGCAGCTCAAGACTCGCATCGAACGCCTGCGTGACGAACACCGCCTGCTCGGGGCCGCCTATCAAAAGGGTCGTGATGCCTATGTGGCCGCCGGTGCCGACCCCACCGCTGGCGACACCGCGGTGAAAGGTGTGGACCGCGCGGCCAGTGACCAGATGAGCGAACTGGTCGCCGAGTTGCGCAAGCAGGGCAGCGAACAGTCGAAGCAGATCAGTGCCGAGGCTGAGCGCACCGTGTTGCTGGGGATCATCGTGATGCTCGTCTCGGGCCTGTTGATCGGTCTGTTGAGCCTGTGGCTGGTCAACCGCAACCTGGTCGAACCGATTCGCAAACTGATCGAATACGTGGCGCAACTCAGCCGGGGAAAAATTGCCGAGCGTGTGGCCAGCACCCGCCAGGACGAGTTGGGCAAACTGGCGGTCGCGGCCAACACCCTGCGCGATTTCCTCGCCGAAACCTTCAGCCATTTGCAGCGCAGCGCCAAGGATCTGGACAGTGCCAGCGGTGAACTGAATTCGATTGCCGGCCTCATGGCGGGCGGCACCAACGAGCAGTTCAACCGCACCGATCAGGTGGCCACGGCAATGAACGAAATGTCCGCCACCGCGCAAGAAGTCGCCCGTCACGCCGCCGATGCCGCACGGGCTGCCGACGACGCTGACCAGTCCGCGCAGCAGGGCGAAAAAGTCATGCAGGGCACCATCCGCACCATCACTCAAATGCGTGGCGAAATCGCCAATACCGCTACGGTCATTCGTCAGCTGGAAACCGACAGCGGCCGCATCGGCAAGGTGCTGGAAGTGATTCGCGGCATCGCCGAACAGACCAACCTGCTGGCGCTCAACGCCGCCATTGAAGCGGCCCGTGCCGGTGAAGCCGGGCGTGGTTTTGCGGTGGTCGCCGATGAGGTGCGCAGCCTGGCCCAGCGCACGGCAGCGTCGATCATCGAGATCAACCAAATCATTCAGACCGTGCAAACCGGCGCGGTGGACGCGGCGCAGGCGATTGAAAGCGGCCAGTCACGCAGTGAGGAAAGCGTGCAGCAAGTGACCGAAGCCGGCGCGATGCTGGAGCGGATCACCCAAGCCGTCGAAGCGATTCGCGACATGAACCGCCAGATCGCCACCGCCGCCGAAGAACAGACGTCGGTTGCCGAGGACATCTCGCGCAACCTCACGGAAATCACCAGCATCGCCAGTACCAATCTGGACAACGTGCAACGCACCGAGGCGGCCAGCCACAACCTGAACAGCGTGTCGTCGCAGTTGAATGAAGTGACGGCGCGGTTGAGCGCGTAG
- a CDS encoding multidrug/biocide efflux PACE transporter — protein MSPNKSITERVFQAIGFELLAILICTPLLAWIMNKPLLDMGMVTMLIAALALAWNVVFNGMFDRVLNHYNVVRTTWVRVVHALLFEGGLVAFGVPLIAWWLKTSLWEAFLLDIGVLLFFLPYTYIYHWVYDVVRERVMVGRATLQKAS, from the coding sequence ATGAGCCCCAACAAATCCATCACAGAGCGTGTTTTCCAGGCCATTGGTTTCGAACTGCTGGCCATCCTGATCTGTACCCCGTTGCTGGCCTGGATCATGAACAAACCGTTGCTCGACATGGGCATGGTCACCATGCTCATCGCGGCGCTGGCCCTGGCCTGGAACGTGGTGTTCAACGGGATGTTTGACCGTGTTCTCAACCACTACAACGTGGTACGCACGACATGGGTCCGGGTGGTCCATGCGCTGCTGTTTGAAGGCGGACTGGTCGCCTTCGGTGTGCCGCTGATTGCCTGGTGGCTGAAGACCAGCCTGTGGGAGGCGTTCTTGCTCGATATCGGCGTGCTGCTGTTTTTCCTGCCGTACACCTACATTTACCACTGGGTGTATGACGTGGTGCGGGAGCGGGTGATGGTGGGTCGGGCGACGTTGCAAAAAGCCAGCTGA